The nucleotide window TAACTTTCGCAAGGAGAATTTAGGTCAGTTGAGAGGGGGCTCATCATCGAGGGTCTCTCAGGGTACCGTGAAGATCATCACCATAGCTTATTATCCCGAAAGGTTTATAATAATTAGTAGCTGGTCTTAGGAACGGGAACGGGCCCGTGGTCTAGTTGGTTATGACGCCGCCCTTACGAGGCGGAGGTCCGGGGTTCGAATCCCCGCGGGCCCACCAATTCAACAAATTTTCTCTAGAGCCTCGCCCTTCAGGGCGGGGAGGAGGTTAGTAATCCACTAAATTGTTGCCTCATTGAAAAGCTTTTTAACTCTTAAAAAGGTGCCTAATATGGGATGCCTATGAGGAGGGATCGAGTTTGCTAACCTTCCAAAGTCAGCTGTCTCTGTTCTGAGCGTCTTAGCCCAGGGCCCCAAGTCAAGTAGAGACATCGCAAGGATCGCGAACCTTTCTGACAGAACCGTGAGATATGCTCTGAAGATACTTAAGGAGAGGGGATTCATTAAGGAGATAGTCTTACTAGGAGACGCCAGGAAGAGAGTTTATGCCTTGAGTTCAAAGAATGTCGAGGACGTTATCAATGGTGGTCTCTTCAAGTTCCCTCTCGAATTCGATGCCAAGCTTTAGTATTTGCTCTGGTGTTATCTCTTCTCCCTCTTTGTTATTTATCCCTGGGCAATTCTCATCGTAATATAGCCAAAATCTCCCATCTTTCGTTTCTATTGGCTTCTCCCCTTCAACTCCTAAGGGCTTCTTGGACACCATGAACGGGTAGATCCTGCATATCAAGGGCCTATGTGGATGGACGGTACAGAGGCCCGTCTCGGGATCCTGAAATACGCAACCCAAGTCCCATTCCCTTACGGAGAGAACGAACCTAATTTTATTTCCCTCTATCGATATCGTTAGGAACTCTTGCGGGTCTTTTCCAGCGTCAATGAGCCTCTTTATATCTTTTAAGGTTAGGTAAACGTGCCTACCTTTGCAACAATCTAGACAAAACTTGCACTTGAATTTTACCGGTTTCGTGAATGGTTTTGGTTTGAACCTCACGACTCGTTCCCCCTTCTTTTAATAGCTACACTAAGTTAGCCACCGAAAGTTTTTTAAGGTGTGGGTTTTTGAGTAGGTTACGGCACGGCGGCCATAGCGGGGGGGCCACACCCGGTCTCATTTCGAACCCGGAAGTTAAGCCCCCCAGCGATCCCGGTTGTACTGCCCTCCGAGAGGGGGCGGGAAGCCGGGGACGCCGCCGGCCACTCTAATTGCGCCCGGGTGGTGTAGCCCGGCCTATCATGCGGGACTGTCACTCCCGCGACCCGGGTTCAAATCCCGGCCCGGGCGCCACTTCTAAATAAATTTAGGGGATTCTGATGGCGATTCATTACAATGGGCTTAGAATAGAGGTCGAGGAGAGCGTTTACGAACCTGCAGAGGATACTTTTCTCCTAGCAGAGGCCCTTCTAGAGGAAGTTCGTGAAGATGACATAGTGCTTGACGTTGGAACTGGAAGCGGTATTCTAGCCTTGTTGGCAGCTAAAAAAGCTAAATTTG belongs to Pyrococcus abyssi GE5 and includes:
- a CDS encoding HTH domain-containing protein; translated protein: MANLSDRTVRYALKILKERGFIKEIVLLGDARKRVYALSSKNVEDVINGGLFKFPLEFDAKL
- a CDS encoding YkgJ family cysteine cluster protein, with the protein product MRFKPKPFTKPVKFKCKFCLDCCKGRHVYLTLKDIKRLIDAGKDPQEFLTISIEGNKIRFVLSVREWDLGCVFQDPETGLCTVHPHRPLICRIYPFMVSKKPLGVEGEKPIETKDGRFWLYYDENCPGINNKEGEEITPEQILKLGIEFERELEETTIDNVLDIL